One window of the Perca fluviatilis chromosome 5, GENO_Pfluv_1.0, whole genome shotgun sequence genome contains the following:
- the LOC120559274 gene encoding transcription factor-like 5 protein isoform X2: MEAHIAPPDLPDARSHPATVMVKDTTGSTVVSPITTTQAIDLSTSTDDHCLVMPGEKTPASYGEVPGFVLARIRGENSPTEPHTNGSTSSQKRSAARVCLEKRFNSMSADTPRQQDIQSAVLSNFLTILQQSAESQEAVIHPQMHKWMKADRANSFEVPSPFVGGVFNPVTNMCEQVIGHMVEPNKHQGLIIPKSFSFNFRPERDVKAHYTSDSNSTEEQQLMNIENDAVTVAAFRKHGSTHSSQSIKAALAAPDSAGESGSSARKRVRSHMSLIQRRERHNCKERERRKRIRLYCDELNMLVPFCESDTDKVTTLQWTTAFLRYINKTYGDTFREEFQKAFTDGKGHFLKSSPSSCQDPIHREMDETLSIPLGVEQ; the protein is encoded by the exons ATGGAGGCACACATTGCCCCTCCAGATCTACCAGATGCCAGATCTCACCCTGCTACAGTGATGGTTAAAGACACCACTGGATCCACAGTGGTTTCACCCATCACAACCACTCAAGCTATTGACCTATCAACTTCAACTGATGATCACTGTCTGGTGATGCCAGGAGAAAAGACTCCAGCTTCTTATGGAGAGGTCCCGGGTTTTGTGCTAGCCAGAATCAGAGGTGAAAACAGCCCAACTGAACCACACACCAACGGCAGCACATCTTCACAGAAGCGATCCGCTGCTAGAGTTTGCTTGGAGAAAAGGTTTAACTCCATGTCTGCTGACACCCCAAGACAGCAAGATATTCAGTCTGCAGTTCTCAGCAA TTTTTTGACGATACTTCAGCAGTCTGCAGAGTCTCAAGAGGCAGTTATACACCCTCAGATGCATAAGTGGATGAAAGCTGACAGAGCAAACTCTTTTGAGGTTCCCAGCCCGTTTGTAGGGGGTGTATTTAACCCAGTCACCAACATGTGTGAAcaa GTGATTGGCCACATGGTTGAACCTAACAAGCACCAGGGATTAATCATCCCCAAgagtttttcatttaatttccgCCCAGAGAGGGATGTTAAAGCTCACTATACAAGTGACAGCAACTCAACAGAGGAGCAGCAGTTGATGAACATAGAAA ATGATGCAGTGACAGTTGCTGCCTTCAGAAAGCATGGTAGCACCCACAGCTCTCAATCCATCAAGGCTGCTTTGGCTGCCCCAGACTCTGCTGGAGAATCAGGGAGCAGCGCCAGGAAAAGAGTTCGATCTCATATGTCACTTATCCAGCGCAGGGAGAGACACAACTGTAAGGAGAGGGAACGCAG GAAGAGGATTCGTTTGTACTGTGATGAGCTGAACATGCTAGTGCCATTCTGTGAGTCGGATACAGACAAAGTCACCACCCTGCAGTGGACCACTGCCTTCCTCAGATACATCAATAAAACGTATGGAGACACCTTCAGAGAG GAGTTTCAGAAGGCATTCACTGATGGGAAAGGACACTTTCTAAAATCCAGCCCTTCTTCATGCCAGGACCCAATCCACCGGGAGATGGACGAGACACTGAGCATTCCTCTTGGGGTAGAGCAATGA
- the LOC120559274 gene encoding transcription factor-like 5 protein isoform X1: MASFLSCKTLISPSSKEHCDPVGVILSQGGCLTHDHGQMLVPELGLMEMSEFEYTHLQHLIQAHMEAHIAPPDLPDARSHPATVMVKDTTGSTVVSPITTTQAIDLSTSTDDHCLVMPGEKTPASYGEVPGFVLARIRGENSPTEPHTNGSTSSQKRSAARVCLEKRFNSMSADTPRQQDIQSAVLSNFLTILQQSAESQEAVIHPQMHKWMKADRANSFEVPSPFVGGVFNPVTNMCEQVIGHMVEPNKHQGLIIPKSFSFNFRPERDVKAHYTSDSNSTEEQQLMNIENDAVTVAAFRKHGSTHSSQSIKAALAAPDSAGESGSSARKRVRSHMSLIQRRERHNCKERERRKRIRLYCDELNMLVPFCESDTDKVTTLQWTTAFLRYINKTYGDTFREEFQKAFTDGKGHFLKSSPSSCQDPIHREMDETLSIPLGVEQ, from the exons ATGGCATCATTTTTATCTTGTAAAACCCTTATATCACCTTCGTCCAAAGAACACTGTGATCCAGTTGGGGTGATTTTGAGCCAAGGTGGGTGTTTGACACATGATCATGGACAGATGTTGGTACCTGAGCTGGGTCTAATGGAGATGTCAGAGTTTGAATATACACACCTTCAGCACCTTATCCAGGCACATATGGAGGCACACATTGCCCCTCCAGATCTACCAGATGCCAGATCTCACCCTGCTACAGTGATGGTTAAAGACACCACTGGATCCACAGTGGTTTCACCCATCACAACCACTCAAGCTATTGACCTATCAACTTCAACTGATGATCACTGTCTGGTGATGCCAGGAGAAAAGACTCCAGCTTCTTATGGAGAGGTCCCGGGTTTTGTGCTAGCCAGAATCAGAGGTGAAAACAGCCCAACTGAACCACACACCAACGGCAGCACATCTTCACAGAAGCGATCCGCTGCTAGAGTTTGCTTGGAGAAAAGGTTTAACTCCATGTCTGCTGACACCCCAAGACAGCAAGATATTCAGTCTGCAGTTCTCAGCAA TTTTTTGACGATACTTCAGCAGTCTGCAGAGTCTCAAGAGGCAGTTATACACCCTCAGATGCATAAGTGGATGAAAGCTGACAGAGCAAACTCTTTTGAGGTTCCCAGCCCGTTTGTAGGGGGTGTATTTAACCCAGTCACCAACATGTGTGAAcaa GTGATTGGCCACATGGTTGAACCTAACAAGCACCAGGGATTAATCATCCCCAAgagtttttcatttaatttccgCCCAGAGAGGGATGTTAAAGCTCACTATACAAGTGACAGCAACTCAACAGAGGAGCAGCAGTTGATGAACATAGAAA ATGATGCAGTGACAGTTGCTGCCTTCAGAAAGCATGGTAGCACCCACAGCTCTCAATCCATCAAGGCTGCTTTGGCTGCCCCAGACTCTGCTGGAGAATCAGGGAGCAGCGCCAGGAAAAGAGTTCGATCTCATATGTCACTTATCCAGCGCAGGGAGAGACACAACTGTAAGGAGAGGGAACGCAG GAAGAGGATTCGTTTGTACTGTGATGAGCTGAACATGCTAGTGCCATTCTGTGAGTCGGATACAGACAAAGTCACCACCCTGCAGTGGACCACTGCCTTCCTCAGATACATCAATAAAACGTATGGAGACACCTTCAGAGAG GAGTTTCAGAAGGCATTCACTGATGGGAAAGGACACTTTCTAAAATCCAGCCCTTCTTCATGCCAGGACCCAATCCACCGGGAGATGGACGAGACACTGAGCATTCCTCTTGGGGTAGAGCAATGA